AGGCGAGCCACCAGGCGGCGTCGAGGTCCGACACGGCCGTGGTGCCGCCGGCGGCGACCAGACTGGCCGCCGCGCCCACGCCGATCGGACCCTCCATCATGGATCCGACGATCGTCCCCATACCGTGCGCGGCGGCCAGGTCGAGCAGCGTCCGGGCCGGTTGCAGGCCGCCGCACTTGGCGAGCTTGACGTTGACCATGTCGGCGGCCCGGCGGCGGATCACCTCGACCAGGTCACGCACGTCGAAGACCGACTCGTCGGCGAGGATCGGCACACCCACCCGGTCGCTGACCCAGGCCAGCCCGTCCAGGTCGCGGCGGTGCACCGGCTGCTCGACCAGCTCCACGTCGAGCCCGGCGTCCTCGATGCCCCGGATCACCCGGACCGCCTCACGCGGCGTCCAGCCCTGGTTGGCGTCCAGCCGGATCCGCACGTCCGGGCCGACGGCGGCGCGCACCGCGCGGACCCGGTCCAGGTCGCCGCCCGCGTCGGTGCCGACCTTGAGCTTCAGCACGGTGAAACCCTCGGCGCGCCGCCGGCCGGCCGCCGTGGCCAGGTCGACCGCGTCGCCGGCGGCAAGCGTGACGTCCGTCGGGACGCGCAGCGCCGTGCCGCCGAGCAACCGCACCAGGGGTACGCCGAGCCGCCGCGCGGCCAGGTCGTGCAGCGCCACGTCGACGGCCGCCTTCGCCGACTCGTTGCCCACCACCGCGCCCCGCACCTGCGCGCACCGGGCCCGGAGGTCGTCCGGATCGCGTCCGGTCAGCAGCGGCGCGAGCAGTTCGCGTACGCACGCCTCGGCGCCGCCGATCGACGCGCCGGTGACCTGCCAGACCTGCGGGGCCTCGCCGAACCCGGTCCGCCCGTCGCTGTCGACCACCTCGACGATGAGCGTCTCCACCGTGGTGGTGCTCCGCAGTGCGGTGACGAACGGGGTGTGCAAGGGTGCCGAGAGCCGGTGGGTGCGCACCGCCGTGATCGTCATGTGGGGCACCCTATCGGCAACTGGCGGCGAGCAGGGGAGGGCCGATGACCGGGCGGAACTGGGAGCTGGTGGGCGCGCCGAACGCCCGTGACCTGGGTGGGCTGCCGACGACCGACGGGCGGCGGGTCCGTGCCGGGCGGCTCGTCCGCGCCGCGGCGCTGGGTCGGCTGACCGATGACGACCTGCCGGTGCTGGGCAAGCTCGCCCCGGCGTGCGTGGTGGATCTGCGTGCCGCCGA
The genomic region above belongs to Micromonospora sp. WMMD1128 and contains:
- a CDS encoding dipeptide epimerase yields the protein MTITAVRTHRLSAPLHTPFVTALRSTTTVETLIVEVVDSDGRTGFGEAPQVWQVTGASIGGAEACVRELLAPLLTGRDPDDLRARCAQVRGAVVGNESAKAAVDVALHDLAARRLGVPLVRLLGGTALRVPTDVTLAAGDAVDLATAAGRRRAEGFTVLKLKVGTDAGGDLDRVRAVRAAVGPDVRIRLDANQGWTPREAVRVIRGIEDAGLDVELVEQPVHRRDLDGLAWVSDRVGVPILADESVFDVRDLVEVIRRRAADMVNVKLAKCGGLQPARTLLDLAAAHGMGTIVGSMMEGPIGVGAAASLVAAGGTTAVSDLDAAWWLAWSPVTGGIRYEGASVLLPDAPGLGVADVSEAKVQQRG